The Paenibacillus tianjinensis genome has a window encoding:
- a CDS encoding ABC transporter ATP-binding protein has product MSESLLEVKNLKKYYPINKGFFNKTQGFIKAVDDISFSVNKGETFGLVGESGCGKSTTGRSLLRLIEPTAGEIWFEGQDITKLSMEEMRRRRREMQIVFQDPFSSLDPRNTVQRILEEPMIVHGVGDAKQRRAAVERLADVVGLAKAHLQRYPHQFSGGQRQRIGIARALALQPKLIIADEPVSALDVSIQSQVINLMQDLQQEFGLTYIFIAHDLSVVKHICDRVAVMYLGRIVEVTDKHKLYDEPQHPYTQALLSAVPEPDPDIRKERVILQGEVPSPANAPVGCAFNTRCPRVMDVCRNVRPPLLETGAGHLTACHLYDGESNVRLA; this is encoded by the coding sequence ATGAGCGAAAGCCTGCTTGAGGTTAAGAACCTCAAAAAGTATTATCCGATCAATAAAGGATTCTTCAATAAAACGCAGGGCTTCATCAAAGCTGTAGATGATATCTCGTTCTCGGTAAACAAAGGCGAAACCTTTGGTCTGGTAGGAGAGAGCGGCTGCGGTAAATCGACAACCGGGCGTTCGCTGCTGCGGCTGATAGAGCCGACAGCAGGCGAAATCTGGTTTGAAGGGCAAGACATCACGAAGTTGTCGATGGAAGAAATGCGCAGGCGCCGCCGGGAAATGCAGATTGTGTTTCAGGATCCGTTCTCCTCACTTGATCCGCGAAATACGGTGCAGCGGATTCTGGAAGAGCCGATGATCGTTCACGGTGTAGGCGATGCTAAGCAGCGGAGGGCTGCCGTGGAGCGGCTGGCTGACGTTGTTGGTCTTGCCAAAGCGCATCTGCAGCGGTATCCGCATCAATTCTCAGGCGGACAACGCCAGCGGATCGGCATTGCCAGGGCACTGGCTCTGCAGCCAAAACTGATTATCGCCGACGAACCGGTGTCTGCACTGGATGTTTCCATCCAGTCACAGGTGATCAATCTGATGCAGGATTTACAGCAGGAATTCGGATTGACCTACATATTTATTGCCCATGATCTTAGCGTAGTGAAGCACATCTGCGACCGGGTTGCTGTAATGTACCTGGGACGGATCGTGGAGGTTACGGATAAGCATAAGCTGTATGACGAACCACAGCATCCTTATACACAGGCACTGCTCTCGGCGGTTCCTGAACCGGATCCGGATATCCGCAAGGAGCGGGTAATTCTCCAGGGTGAAGTGCCGAGCCCGGCCAATGCACCGGTCGGTTGTGCTTTTAATACCCGGTGTCCGCGGGTGATGGATGTATGCCGGAATGTAAGACCGCCGCTGCTTGAGACCGGAGCAGGTCATTTGACAGCCTGCCATCTCTATGACGGAGAATCCAATGTCCGGCTGGCTTAG
- a CDS encoding ABC transporter substrate-binding protein: protein MKKWSSLALAVTLGAVLTLSGCGGNNKNAGTEATAGTNAAATTAPESSPDAAASTQDTLILGRGGDSASLDPAIVTDGESLKIAHQVFDSLLEYKPGTSEVQPSLADSWEVSADGLTYTFKLHPGVKFHDGTDFDAEAVVFNFTRWSDPASEFKFEGDSFDYYDSMFGPDGSRVIKEVKAVDATTVQFTLNQPQAPFLQNIAMTSFGIASPTAIKEKKENFKNEPVGTGPFVFTEWKHNDSITLDKNPNYWKEGLPKLNKVIVRSIPDNSARFNALQNGEIDLMEDLSPDDLSTLEGNTELQKIERPPFNVAYLGFNFNKKPFDNVKVRQALNYAVNKQAIIDAFFSGQATAAVNPMPPSLWGYNDAVKDYEYDLDKAKALLAEAGYPDGLPDTVTLYAMPVSRPYMPDGKKVAEAIQADWEKIGVKTVIESPEWATYLDDTKAGEKDDIYMLGWTGDNGDPDNFLYTLLDKDAIPGNNRSFYVNEELHTILINAQKETDQAKRSDLYKQAQEIIKADAPWIPLVHTTPLLAAKANLKGYVPGPTGTEYYSEIYFE, encoded by the coding sequence ATGAAGAAATGGAGTAGTCTTGCACTGGCAGTAACTCTTGGGGCTGTTTTGACACTAAGCGGCTGCGGAGGTAATAACAAAAATGCCGGCACAGAAGCAACTGCAGGTACCAATGCAGCGGCAACCACCGCACCGGAAAGCTCTCCGGATGCAGCAGCATCCACACAAGACACATTGATTCTGGGACGCGGCGGCGACTCTGCCTCGCTGGACCCGGCCATCGTAACTGACGGCGAATCGCTTAAGATTGCCCATCAGGTATTTGATTCCCTGCTGGAATACAAGCCGGGAACTTCCGAAGTGCAGCCCTCGCTTGCTGACAGCTGGGAAGTTTCAGCAGACGGTCTGACCTATACCTTCAAGCTGCATCCGGGTGTAAAGTTCCATGACGGAACAGATTTTGATGCTGAGGCGGTTGTGTTCAACTTTACCCGCTGGAGTGATCCTGCAAGTGAGTTCAAATTCGAAGGCGATTCCTTTGATTACTACGATTCCATGTTCGGTCCGGACGGCAGCCGTGTAATCAAAGAAGTGAAGGCTGTGGATGCCACAACCGTACAATTTACACTCAACCAGCCGCAGGCTCCGTTCCTGCAGAATATCGCAATGACCTCGTTCGGGATTGCCAGCCCTACCGCTATTAAAGAGAAGAAAGAGAACTTCAAGAATGAGCCTGTAGGTACCGGGCCGTTTGTCTTCACAGAATGGAAGCATAATGATTCCATTACGCTCGACAAGAACCCGAACTACTGGAAAGAAGGGCTTCCTAAGCTGAACAAGGTGATCGTCCGTTCGATTCCTGACAACTCTGCACGCTTCAATGCGCTGCAGAATGGTGAAATCGACCTGATGGAAGATCTTAGTCCGGATGACCTGTCGACCCTTGAGGGCAACACGGAGCTGCAGAAGATTGAGCGTCCGCCGTTCAATGTCGCTTACCTGGGCTTCAACTTTAACAAGAAACCTTTTGATAATGTAAAAGTAAGACAAGCGCTGAACTATGCTGTAAATAAACAGGCTATTATCGATGCTTTCTTCTCCGGCCAGGCTACTGCCGCTGTGAACCCTATGCCTCCGTCACTGTGGGGCTATAACGATGCTGTGAAAGATTATGAATACGATCTGGACAAAGCAAAGGCACTGCTGGCTGAAGCCGGTTATCCTGATGGTCTTCCGGATACTGTAACCCTGTACGCTATGCCGGTATCCCGCCCTTATATGCCTGACGGCAAAAAGGTTGCGGAAGCCATTCAAGCTGACTGGGAGAAGATCGGTGTGAAAACCGTCATTGAATCTCCGGAATGGGCGACATACCTCGATGACACCAAAGCTGGTGAAAAAGATGATATCTACATGCTCGGCTGGACGGGTGATAATGGCGACCCGGATAACTTCCTGTACACGCTTCTCGACAAGGATGCTATTCCTGGTAACAACCGCAGCTTTTATGTAAATGAAGAACTGCACACTATTCTGATCAATGCCCAGAAGGAAACAGATCAGGCTAAACGCTCCGATCTGTACAAACAGGCTCAGGAAATTATCAAAGCGGATGCGCCTTGGATTCCTCTCGTGCATACAACTCCGCTGCTGGCTGCCAAAGCCAATTTGAAAGGCTATGTTCCAGGTCCGACAGGTACGGAATATTACAGCGAAATTTACTTCGAATAG
- a CDS encoding ABC transporter permease, whose amino-acid sequence MNSYLLKRVMVLIPVLIGMTIIVFSIIHAIPGDPAETILGQKATEQSKQALREQLGLDKPWLQQYFNYMGDLLQGDLGTSIRTKTPIAEEIMPYLAATLELTAASMLFATIVGVNAGILSAWRQNSWFDYTAMIIALIGVSMPIFWLGLMEQLLFALKLHWLPSIGRMDQRNPVESITNLYIIDTIIAGQWGQLWTVIKHLILPSIALGTIPMAIIARMTRSSMLEVMNSDYIRTAKAKGMSQFLVVYKHALKNALIPVLTVVGLQTGALLGGAVLTETIFAWPGVGRYIFEAISARDYPVIQTGILIIAFIFVVINLLVDLLYAAVDPRINYK is encoded by the coding sequence TTGAACTCCTACCTATTAAAACGTGTTATGGTATTAATCCCGGTTCTGATCGGGATGACGATTATTGTATTCTCAATTATCCATGCCATTCCGGGTGATCCGGCAGAGACGATTCTCGGGCAAAAGGCAACTGAGCAGTCCAAACAGGCGCTCCGTGAACAGCTCGGCCTCGATAAGCCGTGGCTGCAGCAGTATTTTAATTATATGGGAGACTTGCTGCAAGGTGATCTCGGGACTTCCATCCGTACTAAAACGCCGATTGCCGAAGAAATTATGCCTTATCTGGCAGCTACACTGGAGCTTACGGCGGCAAGTATGCTGTTCGCCACAATTGTAGGTGTTAATGCGGGGATTCTAAGCGCTTGGCGGCAGAATTCATGGTTTGACTATACCGCGATGATCATTGCACTCATTGGTGTATCTATGCCGATCTTTTGGCTGGGGCTGATGGAGCAGCTGTTATTCGCACTGAAACTGCATTGGCTGCCTTCTATAGGAAGGATGGACCAGCGCAATCCGGTGGAGAGCATCACTAATCTCTATATTATTGATACGATTATTGCTGGACAGTGGGGTCAGCTATGGACGGTTATTAAGCATTTAATCCTGCCAAGCATAGCGCTCGGCACCATTCCGATGGCGATCATCGCCCGGATGACCCGTTCCAGTATGCTGGAGGTTATGAACTCCGACTATATCCGTACGGCTAAAGCTAAAGGAATGTCGCAATTCCTGGTCGTGTACAAGCATGCGCTGAAAAATGCCCTGATCCCAGTGTTAACGGTGGTGGGACTGCAGACAGGCGCTCTGCTCGGCGGTGCCGTTTTGACCGAGACGATTTTTGCTTGGCCTGGCGTGGGAAGGTATATATTTGAAGCGATAAGTGCCCGTGATTACCCGGTCATTCAGACCGGAATCCTGATTATTGCTTTTATTTTTGTCGTTATTAACCTGCTAGTGGATCTGCTTTATGCGGCTGTTGATCCGCGCATTAACTACAAGTGA
- the nikC gene encoding nickel transporter permease, with protein sequence MGQVTINATPPNVQAEKVSGPWRDAWKAFRKNKTAMLGLCIIVFFVLIALLAPFIAPYGYKEQELVNRLKAPSADHWFGTDDLGRDLFTRILYGARISLWVGFFSVIGSIAVGTFLGVLAGFYGKWIDMLISRMFDILLAFPSILLAIAIVAILGPSLQNALYAIAIVNIPTYGRLVRAKVLSLKSEEYITAARAIGMKNSRILLTHILPNSLTPIIVQGTLGIATAIIEAAALGFLGLGAQPPDPEWGKMLSDSRQFIQKAPWTVIFPGLSIMLTVLGFNLMGDGLRDVLDPRMKN encoded by the coding sequence ATGGGACAGGTAACAATCAATGCAACACCCCCGAATGTACAGGCCGAAAAGGTTTCCGGACCTTGGCGCGATGCGTGGAAGGCTTTCCGCAAGAATAAGACGGCGATGCTCGGGCTTTGTATTATTGTGTTTTTTGTGTTGATAGCGCTGCTAGCGCCATTTATTGCACCTTATGGCTATAAGGAGCAGGAGCTGGTCAACCGGCTGAAGGCGCCTTCTGCTGATCATTGGTTCGGTACTGATGATCTGGGGAGAGACTTGTTCACCCGGATTCTATACGGCGCCCGCATTTCGCTGTGGGTGGGATTCTTCTCGGTCATCGGATCTATCGCCGTAGGGACTTTTCTGGGGGTGCTGGCCGGTTTTTACGGCAAATGGATTGATATGCTCATATCCCGGATGTTTGATATACTGCTGGCGTTTCCGAGCATTCTGCTGGCGATTGCGATTGTGGCCATTCTCGGGCCTTCACTGCAAAATGCGCTTTATGCAATTGCAATCGTTAATATTCCTACGTATGGACGGCTGGTGCGGGCGAAGGTCCTTTCCCTGAAATCGGAGGAATACATTACGGCAGCCCGGGCGATTGGCATGAAGAACTCGCGGATTCTGCTGACCCATATTCTGCCTAACAGTCTGACGCCTATTATAGTGCAGGGCACGCTCGGAATCGCTACTGCAATTATTGAGGCGGCTGCACTCGGCTTCCTGGGGCTTGGCGCCCAGCCGCCGGACCCTGAATGGGGGAAGATGCTTTCAGATTCCCGCCAGTTCATTCAGAAAGCGCCGTGGACGGTAATTTTTCCCGGACTGTCCATTATGCTGACTGTGCTGGGCTTCAACCTGATGGGGGACGGCCTGCGTGATGTGCTCGACCCGCGGATGAAAAATTAG
- the modA gene encoding molybdate ABC transporter substrate-binding protein, whose translation MGMFKKLAVGVVSVLLVSGLVAVFGGQLEAATKKTEIIVSAAASLQDSLDKIAVLYERQHPDVDLVFNYGASGNLQKQIEQGAPADLFFSAGDKQMKALVDGGLISVNKELLKNELVLVVPSDSKTSITTITQLTDKSFKKVAVGQPESVPAGQYAQQSLTAKKVWDTVQSKLVFAKDVRQVLSYVETRNADAGFVYKTDALTSGKVKIALTVGANVHKAINYPVGIVKDSDHQTEAKAFYNYVQTQEAGSIFTGYGFILAK comes from the coding sequence ATAGGGATGTTCAAGAAATTAGCAGTAGGGGTTGTGTCTGTCTTGCTGGTTTCAGGCCTAGTGGCAGTGTTCGGAGGCCAGCTGGAGGCCGCTACGAAGAAGACGGAAATTATTGTATCGGCTGCAGCGAGTCTGCAGGACAGTCTGGATAAGATCGCTGTGCTCTATGAGAGGCAGCATCCCGATGTTGATCTTGTTTTCAACTACGGCGCTTCGGGCAACTTGCAGAAGCAAATTGAACAAGGCGCCCCAGCTGATCTGTTCTTCTCTGCCGGGGATAAGCAAATGAAGGCGCTAGTGGACGGCGGACTAATCTCTGTGAATAAGGAATTGCTGAAGAATGAGCTGGTACTGGTCGTGCCTTCCGATTCCAAAACCAGCATCACCACAATTACACAGCTTACAGATAAATCCTTTAAGAAGGTGGCTGTCGGCCAGCCGGAATCAGTGCCTGCCGGCCAATATGCGCAGCAGTCATTGACTGCCAAGAAGGTATGGGATACAGTGCAAAGCAAACTGGTTTTTGCCAAGGATGTACGCCAAGTGCTCTCCTATGTAGAGACAAGAAATGCGGATGCCGGTTTTGTCTATAAGACGGATGCCCTGACTTCCGGGAAAGTAAAAATTGCTCTAACCGTAGGAGCCAATGTTCATAAGGCGATAAATTATCCGGTAGGAATCGTGAAAGACTCCGATCATCAGACAGAGGCTAAAGCATTTTACAATTACGTGCAGACCCAAGAAGCCGGCAGCATCTTCACCGGCTACGGATTTATATTAGCTAAATAA
- the modB gene encoding molybdate ABC transporter permease subunit, which yields MNWTDFFAPVWLSVKISVITSIIVFILATYAGKLMAGRKFPGHSLIETVLLLPLVLPPTVVGFVLLVILGRRSWIGRLYEQFTEHTVLFTWGAAVIASVVVAFPLVYRTVKAGFEGVEKDLEDAARAQGASEFQVLRYVTLPLASRSLAAGYVLGFARGLGEFGATIMVAGNIPGRTQTVPTAIYVAVDGGNMTLAWMWVCSIIAISALMLMFVNRRS from the coding sequence ATGAACTGGACTGATTTTTTCGCCCCCGTCTGGCTTTCGGTCAAAATTTCTGTAATTACCAGTATTATCGTATTCATTCTGGCGACTTATGCGGGCAAGCTCATGGCGGGCCGGAAGTTTCCGGGACACAGTCTGATTGAGACTGTGCTGCTGCTGCCGCTTGTCCTGCCGCCTACTGTGGTGGGCTTCGTGCTTTTGGTGATTCTGGGGCGGCGGAGCTGGATTGGCAGGCTGTATGAGCAGTTTACGGAGCATACCGTCCTGTTCACCTGGGGGGCAGCTGTAATCGCTTCTGTAGTTGTAGCTTTTCCGCTCGTATACAGAACCGTTAAAGCCGGTTTCGAAGGCGTAGAGAAGGATCTTGAAGATGCCGCCCGCGCCCAGGGGGCCAGTGAGTTTCAGGTTCTGCGCTACGTGACGCTGCCGCTGGCCAGCCGCTCGCTGGCTGCGGGTTATGTGCTGGGCTTCGCCCGGGGGCTTGGAGAATTTGGCGCCACGATCATGGTGGCGGGGAACATTCCCGGCCGCACCCAGACCGTACCTACCGCGATTTATGTAGCTGTTGACGGCGGAAATATGACGCTTGCCTGGATGTGGGTCTGCTCGATTATTGCCATTTCTGCTCTTATGCTCATGTTCGTCAACCGCCGTTCCTGA
- a CDS encoding substrate-binding domain-containing protein: MSENTSYTTEEIARLLKISKLKVYDLIKKGELPSYRVGKQMRVDHTDLEAYKQNSRSSSAAGLQGSPAASSTLPLATPFVLPPATFSVPLHLAQPAGYSSKAAGTNVVITGQDMSLDILASHLERTLPSTRPLRSYAGSLDSLIAMYQGESDIVSTHLLDGDTGEYNLPYIRRLLVGSSYIVVHLLARSAGFYVQKGNPKNIRSWSDLQQKELKLINRERGSGARVLLDEQLRLHSIRAAELTGYDTEENSHLAVAGRVSRGEADVGIGTEKAAKIVDGLEFIPLIKERYDLVMLKKPGNEQWISAVLDILRSSAFKSELSSIHSYDLSDTGRIIYES; this comes from the coding sequence ATGTCCGAGAACACTTCCTATACTACCGAGGAAATTGCCCGGTTGTTGAAGATATCCAAGTTAAAGGTCTATGATCTGATCAAAAAAGGAGAGCTGCCCTCTTACCGCGTAGGTAAGCAAATGCGGGTGGACCATACCGATCTTGAGGCCTACAAGCAGAACTCGCGAAGCAGCTCTGCCGCCGGCCTGCAGGGAAGTCCAGCAGCATCCTCCACTCTGCCGCTGGCCACCCCATTCGTGCTGCCTCCAGCCACATTCTCGGTGCCGCTCCATCTCGCCCAGCCTGCGGGGTATTCCAGTAAAGCTGCGGGAACGAATGTTGTCATAACCGGACAGGACATGTCACTGGATATTCTGGCCAGCCATCTGGAACGCACCCTCCCGTCCACCCGCCCGCTCCGTTCTTATGCAGGCAGTCTGGACAGTCTGATCGCCATGTATCAAGGCGAGTCCGACATCGTCAGCACTCATTTGCTGGATGGAGATACAGGCGAATATAACCTTCCTTATATCCGCAGGCTTCTGGTCGGTTCCTCTTATATCGTCGTCCATTTGCTGGCACGCAGTGCAGGGTTCTATGTACAGAAGGGCAACCCGAAGAACATCCGGAGCTGGTCGGATTTGCAGCAGAAGGAGCTGAAGCTGATTAACCGGGAGCGCGGCTCCGGCGCACGGGTCCTGCTGGACGAGCAGCTGCGCCTGCACAGCATCCGCGCTGCAGAGCTAACCGGATATGACACCGAGGAGAACAGCCATTTAGCTGTTGCCGGAAGGGTGTCCCGCGGCGAAGCCGATGTCGGCATCGGCACCGAGAAGGCGGCCAAAATTGTTGATGGACTTGAATTCATTCCACTGATTAAGGAACGTTACGATCTGGTCATGCTCAAGAAGCCTGGGAATGAACAGTGGATCAGTGCAGTGCTAGATATTCTGCGTTCTTCTGCCTTTAAGAGCGAGCTCAGCTCCATCCACAGCTATGATCTTTCTGATACAGGCAGGATCATTTATGAGAGTTAA
- a CDS encoding polysaccharide deacetylase family protein: MKTSCRISVVILTALILLLSCSSPLLARSDVKNRYYYEQKGDMIWEVPTSQKVIALTFDDGPDPTETTQILNVLHDYNAKCTFFAIGRKIAAYPEIARRVIYEGHELANHTYNHVYFKKPISAEQVMKELELTENEVIKISGRHSSLFRPPGGMYDETLVNVSNRMGLKPVLWSWHQDTLDWNRPGVWSISNKVIKNAHSGDIVLFHDYVHGQSQTGEALKIILPALEKQGFRFVTVSELIGLSNTEKAENKRHLAY; encoded by the coding sequence ATGAAAACAAGCTGCCGTATTTCCGTCGTAATACTCACTGCTCTGATACTTCTTCTCAGCTGCTCAAGCCCGCTGCTGGCCCGTTCAGATGTCAAAAACCGTTATTATTACGAGCAGAAGGGGGATATGATCTGGGAAGTGCCAACCAGTCAAAAGGTGATCGCCTTAACCTTCGACGACGGTCCAGATCCGACGGAAACCACTCAAATTCTCAATGTGCTGCATGATTACAACGCCAAATGCACCTTCTTTGCCATCGGCAGAAAAATCGCGGCTTATCCTGAAATAGCCAGACGCGTAATCTACGAAGGTCACGAGCTGGCTAATCATACGTACAATCACGTTTATTTCAAAAAACCAATCTCCGCAGAGCAGGTTATGAAGGAATTGGAGCTGACAGAGAATGAGGTTATAAAAATTTCGGGCCGGCACAGCAGTCTGTTCAGACCACCGGGCGGGATGTATGACGAAACTCTGGTGAATGTCTCCAACCGCATGGGACTGAAGCCGGTACTATGGTCCTGGCATCAGGATACGCTCGACTGGAACCGCCCAGGCGTATGGAGTATCTCTAACAAAGTCATCAAGAACGCCCATAGCGGCGATATTGTACTCTTCCACGACTATGTTCACGGGCAATCACAGACAGGGGAGGCCCTCAAGATTATTTTGCCTGCACTGGAGAAACAGGGTTTCCGTTTCGTTACCGTCTCCGAGCTGATCGGACTGTCGAATACCGAGAAAGCGGAAAACAAAAGACATCTGGCTTATTAG
- a CDS encoding deoxyguanosinetriphosphate triphosphohydrolase family protein — protein sequence MTLIEKREHRQYPEITRLETSRAAYERDYSRLIHSPTFRRLQGKSQVFGAGTGDYYRTRLTHSLEVAQIAREAAKSLLRSYPEVETGQADNPGLVIDPEVVECAAIAHDFGHPPFGHKGEEVLDNILEQLIAKKAAEEALKSGAGPVQEQIIHGNMKRQYEHFEGNAHNFRLIMFLEKRENIDGLNLSDAVLLGINKYPFPGTVLKKGMYLSEWNYISEIREAWGVPAGKKTLEAQLMDLCDDIAYSAHDLEDGIKAGKIEVHEHFMHDAYIQRLIVEKITTLEDSFWKGWRPEAIHTKVEEVLSDFLRVWMEKMPTCENDYSRTRREVKAYWVSTFVASLGVIHDGDWKKVTFIKDGQEDEDMLRTVSVLKSFAWVTMIRDLRVQRLQKRSEWILRRLWAAFNDPETSKAIIPSDWLQRFEKDQRQVKPIWTWEHMVIDYIAGMTDAFAEKIYNELYGLKVGSIYDLD from the coding sequence ATGACACTTATTGAGAAAAGAGAGCATCGGCAATATCCGGAAATTACCCGTCTGGAAACGTCACGAGCCGCCTATGAGCGTGATTATTCACGCCTGATCCATTCGCCGACCTTTCGCCGGCTGCAAGGTAAATCTCAGGTGTTCGGCGCCGGAACCGGCGATTATTACCGGACGCGGCTTACCCATTCGCTGGAGGTAGCGCAAATCGCCCGGGAAGCGGCCAAAAGCCTTCTGCGATCCTACCCGGAAGTGGAGACAGGACAAGCGGATAATCCGGGCCTGGTCATTGATCCGGAGGTGGTGGAATGTGCTGCCATCGCCCATGATTTTGGGCACCCGCCGTTCGGGCACAAGGGGGAAGAGGTGCTCGATAATATTTTGGAGCAGCTTATTGCCAAGAAGGCGGCTGAAGAAGCGCTGAAGTCAGGCGCCGGTCCGGTACAGGAGCAGATCATCCACGGGAATATGAAAAGGCAGTATGAGCATTTTGAAGGCAATGCGCATAACTTCCGTCTGATTATGTTTCTTGAGAAGCGCGAGAATATTGACGGCCTGAATCTTTCTGATGCCGTGCTGCTGGGGATCAACAAATATCCTTTTCCAGGTACGGTGCTTAAGAAAGGAATGTATCTGTCCGAATGGAATTATATCTCGGAGATCCGCGAGGCGTGGGGGGTCCCTGCAGGAAAGAAGACGCTGGAAGCCCAGCTCATGGATCTGTGCGATGATATCGCCTACTCTGCGCATGATTTGGAGGACGGGATTAAGGCGGGGAAAATCGAGGTGCATGAACATTTCATGCATGATGCCTACATTCAGCGGCTGATCGTTGAGAAAATCACGACGCTGGAGGATTCCTTCTGGAAGGGCTGGAGGCCCGAAGCCATCCATACGAAAGTCGAAGAAGTATTAAGCGATTTCCTTCGGGTCTGGATGGAAAAGATGCCGACCTGCGAAAATGATTATTCCCGCACCCGCCGTGAGGTTAAAGCTTACTGGGTCAGCACCTTTGTCGCCAGTCTGGGCGTTATTCATGACGGAGACTGGAAGAAGGTCACCTTTATCAAGGATGGCCAAGAGGATGAGGACATGCTGAGGACGGTCAGTGTGCTCAAAAGCTTCGCCTGGGTCACGATGATCCGTGATCTGCGCGTCCAGCGCCTGCAAAAACGCAGCGAGTGGATTTTGCGGCGGCTGTGGGCGGCGTTCAATGATCCGGAAACCTCGAAGGCGATCATTCCGAGCGACTGGCTGCAGCGCTTCGAGAAGGATCAGCGGCAGGTCAAGCCGATCTGGACCTGGGAGCATATGGTGATAGATTATATCGCCGGGATGACGGATGCATTCGCCGAGAAAATATACAATGAACTGTATGGTTTGAAGGTAGGATCGATTTACGATTTGGATTAG